From the genome of uncultured Bacteroides sp.:
CAAACCTCTGCTTAATACCAACTGCAAAAACTCAATGCACACAGAAAGAAAGCAACTGCAGGCAATCACCTGCCACCATTTATGCCCATATCCCTTTAGCAGCAAACCTATAGGGATAAACAATACCACATCCTTTCTGTACTTCTTCCTTCAGAATTACTTCTATCCTTTTATTCGACCTGTGGGCATAATCTTCAATAAAGTCATAATGATTTTCGATAGTCACGCCCTCAAACGAGAACACCGAGTGTCTATGGTGGCTGTTATCAATCTCAATGCCCAGCTTATCATGCACCATCTGGTCTGCAAATGCATGCAAACCAAAGTTGTAGGAGTCCACATCACCCACCGGACGATGCTCAGGTTTAGGATAGTTTAGCGACAGGCCATAGCCTTTCAGCACCATCAACTTGATACCCTGCCAATCATAAAAATGCGCAAGCTTACCAATAGCCTTTCTGTGCTCCTCGTAGCATGACTCCATATAACTC
Proteins encoded in this window:
- a CDS encoding nucleotidyltransferase family protein, which codes for MESCYEEHRKAIGKLAHFYDWQGIKLMVLKGYGLSLNYPKPEHRPVGDVDSYNFGLHAFADQMVHDKLGIEIDNSHHRHSVFSFEGVTIENHYDFIEDYAHRSNKRIEVILKEEVQKGCGIVYPYRFAAKGIWA